The window CGCTTTTGGCTGTTGAATCGCTAAACCTTCTAATAACCAACGAAGTTCCTGCTGAGACAAATTACGCACTTCTTGTTCATCTTTAGGCCATTGTAGTTTCCCATTATCCAAACGCTTATAAAGCATGGCGAAGCCATTTCCGTCAAAATATAGACATTTATATCGATCTTTCTTCCAACCGGAAAATAAAAAAATAGAATCACCATAAGGATCTAATTCAAAAGAATCCTGAATCAGAGTAGCTAAGCCGTCGATTCCCTTTCGCATATCCGTTTTTCCACAAATGATATAGATATTCTTCACATCCGTATAATCATGTTTCACCAATGTTTCAACTCCCTCATGATCGTTTGGATGACCTGCTCCTCTACGCCATTATAAAAGGAGACCTCAACATTTGCAGTTTTAATTGTACAACAACTGCCAGAGGAATCTGATAACGAGGATATAGATGGGGCTGTAGATCTGCTTTCGGGAAGAAGTGTAACGGGGACAATTGTCAATTTTTCTTGTGGCATAAGAAAAGCACCTCCTTCTATATTGATATAAATATAGTACCGGAGGTGTAGCTCTATTTATATGCGTTGTTTGAATTCGGGCTTACGCAGAAAATATCATTAAAAACTTCCCTTTAAAATACATTTCCCCCTAACCCTTATTACACTATAAAACATATTTTGGAAAATTGGTTTAACTCCTTATTCAACGTTATTACATCCTTCGTGGAATATCTAGCTAGTAATCGCATAACTTTAATTAAAGGACAAGGTAAGGAGTTGATGTTCGTTGCTTAAATTTCTTTTAATTGCGTTCTTAATACTTTTCATTATTTTGAAAAACCATAGAAGACAAGCTACTCAAACCTATTCACTTCAAACTTTTTTAATAAGTAGTTCCGATGATTTACTTGAAGATAAACAAAATGAACAAAAGAAATCATTAATTGAAAAAATTAATGATTATTTGTTCAAAGATAGCGATAATGAAATGATCAATGATGATAATGAGGATATAGGTGATGGTGGCGATGGTGCTGGAGAATAGATTTAATTTATTACAAATCTCTCTAAATCATATTTTATTAAAATTCTTTACTCCAATCCTCATCCAATATTACGCCCTTTGCATCAATATAAGCCACAATAACAGTCCCATGCTCAAGTATATTTTCATTTTTCAAAAAGGAGATGAACGTATTAAAAAGTTCGTCATCTTGGTTACCCTTTGTCCTTGAAATGGTAATTCGGATAGTCGGAGCAACATGATACTCTTTGAAACTTCCAGAATTTAAAGGATCAATATTTAATTCTTTACCTATTTCATCATCAAAGAAAGCATGGAAATCCGTAACTTCTTTAAAATTCGCATCTATGTACTGGCGTATGTCATTTTTTAACTCATTTACCCATTTATCAGCAACGTAAGTATCAACCAGTTGCCCTGTTTCACTGTCATGATAGATTAAGAATTCAATATTATTTACCTTATCTCGCACCTTTGCTGCGTATTCAAATTCAAAGTTACCCATATTATCGTACAATGTGTCGTACACTTCGAAATGATTTTTAAAAGTCTGATTTATATATTGTTCAGCTTCATCTCTTATCATGTCCTCTTTTTCGCCATCTGGCATCATACTGATATAAAAAGAAATGAATAAAATAGGAATTCCCAATAAAATAATACCTAAAATACTTACTATAATCTTTACAGGTTTCTTCATGCTTCCACCACCCCATATGATCTAATCAGAGCCATTATTCGACTTTTTCAGTTTAACTACATATTCTTCTAACTATTGCCGTAGTTCTTGTCCACTTTTGATTCCGTCCACATAGTTAGTGCCTATACCATCTAATTCAAGACTAAACAAACTTAGTTAATTCACTTCATCACAAAATTGCTAAGCTCCGTTCTGTACTTTAATCAAAAAAAGAATTTCCTGCTTCTTAAAGAGTTTCCCTAGTTTATTTAAGTACATCCCTACACAAATATCCCTTCATTAAGTTACTTCTATTGTTCTATCATCGCTTCCGAAACCTACGAAATTGATAATTAGTATATAGATTGGAAAAACAATCAACCCACCTATTGCCAAAAGACCAGTAACAGGATTTGGGTAATCGCCTCCATTTGTCAGCGGGAACAGGGATGCAAATATATAAATGAGAAGAATAAAGTATGGAAACCAAAGGATGATTGTCCAAAAGTTCGCTTTCCTCCCTTCCAGCCACCTTTTTGTTAAGCGGATAAGGAGTATAGTGCAAAATATGAATACAACAATATTCGTTATTCCAGTTACAATGATTACATTGTCTATCTTCCAGCTTGTTAATCTACTAATACGATACACATTAAACACAAGTTCAATGGGAATAAATATCATCAAGGCATACAGAATACTAACAACATTTAATTTTAAGAAAAATCTCATTTAATCACCCTGTATTATATTTTTATTGAGATAATACAAAAAACAAAATGGCTATACAAAAATATCCTAAGAATTTTTCCTTACCTCTGTACCTTTTTTCAATTAAGAAATATAAAATAAGAACCAGCATAATTGACGCAAATATCTTTATGTAAAACGAATCCAAGCCCCCAATATATAATCAAATCTCTTCTGTTTATTCTTGGTATTCTGAATGACTATGCTGCTTACATCCAAACAAATAACAAGCGCCAGTGATGGTAGGTTCAAGTTCTATTGGAGGGATGTATCCGGATGGAATTAGTTCTACCATCTTTTCATATTTGTTTTTTTCTTCAAGTAATTGCTTGATATATGTATCTTTATCATTTTCTGTCCAATCTTCTTCACATTCTTGATGAGTATCTTTGATTTCTTCGTCTATTTGTTCAATGGCTTCATGTACTACTTCATGGATGCGGGGGATATCTTTTGTGTTAAAAAGAGCGTAGATAAACCTACTGACCCAATAAGGATCTTTCCAGTATTTTTTCCATCCTTTTTCAAACCAATAGACCGCTTCCTTAAAACAATCCAATTCAACATACAAGTCCGCAACTTCAATTTCTCCTACAAATTCATCCGCATCTACATTAAACACATCTAGTTTCTCTTTTGCTTCTATTCTCTTTCCAAGTTCAATTAGACATTTAACATGACTATACGTGACATTATCGGAATTTCCTGCAATTCGTATGAAAAAGTCAGAAGCTGTCTGTAAGTCTCCAAGATAATACTTTGCTACGGCTAAATTATGATAAGCTTCATTGGATGGTTGAATCGAAATGGACTTCAGTAATGCGTATGAAGCAAGTTTCCACTTTTTTTGCCTCATATAAATTTCTCCTAATATGTTATAAGGGAAATAAGAGGAAGGATTCATCTGAATGGCTTCTTTGATTAATTCGAGAGCTTTTTCATCATCCTCTTCTTCGTAACTGTACATCCAAGCAAGATTATTTAGAGACTGAACATATCTTGATTCTTCTACTGCTTTTCTAAAAAGTTCTAAGGCTTCTACATATTCATTTTTTCCAAATAGATCAAGGGCCCTTTGGTTAGTATTCAATCATGTCCCTCCATTTTTTAATCATTTTTACTGTATAACATATTATTTTATGCTACGAAAAGCGGTTGAAATTTGAAACAAAACGGGTTGGAGAATTTCAAAGATCTTAATCAATGATCTTGCTGCGTCTGATAAATAAATTTTCTATCAGAAGAGTAAGCAAAAACCTTCTTAAACTTTAACATATGTTTCTAGTTTTCTTTAAAGTTTTATTCAATTTATTTAAAACAATCAATTAGTTTTCGATTTTATGTTAAGATTGTCCATATAGGTTTAATGATGGGAGCGATTAAGTGAAAATAACTTTGGCACAAGCGATTAATCTATTGTCTAGTCTTCATAAAAAAGTGAATGAATTACAAGGTGAATTTTTCACTGTCCATGTGATTGAAGTTCCAAAAGGAGAAAGCTACACGCCATATGAACGCACAGTTGAGGCTGTATTGCAGGAGCTATCCGAAATTCAGCATGATATATTGGAATTAAAAGAAATCATCCAACAAGGCAATTTAAGCAATCAAGTTGAATGGGATGGTCATTCCATCTCAATGATTCGTGCGATTGAAACAGCGAAGCAGCTACGTGATCGACTGAATCTTCTCAAAACGCTTGCTACTACTAAAAAGCGAGAATACAATGTTCACCACCACTCAGGTGCGATCATGGAACAAATTGCTTTGTTTGATCCTGCTGAATTTAAAAAGCAGGTTGATAAACTAACTCGCCAAGCGGAATTATTATCTAGCCGGATTGATAAAGTGAATTATACCGTTGAAATTGAGGTTCCGCTTGCTAATAAGTATTTAGAGGCGTAAGTAGCTTTGAGGGTATTGTATAGATACCTTCATGGGTGCTTATGCACCAAATGAGTTGGGAAGTGTTAGCGACCCTTTGCTTTGTGGGTAACAAAGTAGTTAAACTTTTTTCAATTAGCGAGGCGAACGGATGCGTCTTACGCTTTACGCTATAACGCTTATCGTATAACGAACGGAATATATAGTTAGTTCAAAAAAACAGCTACGTTCCCAACTCATTTTCATAACAATTTAATACCATCATATTCTTGATAGTTGCAAAAGGAAAAAAGGCTACCAAATCTTTGGAATTGAAAATTAAATACCCTTTGACTATAATACTACCTTCATTACATATTTTCTCAGCGATTTTATTCTTTATCAGTTTTTCATTAGTCCAATCAGATAGTACGATTTCAATGGAGTCTTCCATGACTGATAAAATTCCTTTATTGCTAACATAAAAAAACACGATAGTTGCTACTAAATCACATCCGTTAGAAAAAAGAGACTATTCTATTTGAACAATCTCTACCCGCTACTTCAATTTATTTTCTTGCCATCTTTGCTACGAATCGTAATAATATAGGAATCGTTTTCTACCAATGAAACCATTTCCTCGTTTTTTAAAAATTCTTCTATGACGACCTCCAAGTTTCCAGCAAATTCTTTTGCGTCCTGATCCTCACTTTTGATAGACGTTTTAATAATCAATTCAGGACTTGGATAGACGGAATAAGCTAAGCCGGTTACTTTATACTCCTTTTTCCCCATTAAATCTTCACCGACTGCTTGGAGGATTTCTGCCCATCGTCCTTCTTGTTCTCTCTTTTCCATATCGATCTTTTTCACTTTTACCGAATAGGTACCTGCATTATTTGCTGCTAAAACATCACTAATGATTTGTTTAATATCTTGAACTTCTTCGTCTGATATAGTATTTGGCAGTTCAAGATTAATTGTTTCTTTGGTGAACATTAACATTAAGGGAGTATAATGATGTTTTTCCAATTCTTGCGTAATGGCATTATGCAAGAATTGAACCGTTTCCATTCTTTTTCTATCTGACTCGCTTACTTTTTGTTCAAATTCTTTACTTCTGCTTACTTTTATCGTGTAAGCATCGTATTCTCTTAATTTCAAAATATCGTCTACAATCTTTTCAACTTCATCTTTTACTTGATTAAAGTAGTTTTCTGATCCTTCTATCTCTATACTTATTTCTTTTTGACCTTGAAAAGACACCCCAATACCAGCAACGTGGTAGCCCTTTTCCTTTAATTCTTCTGAAACGACTGACCCAATCGATTTCGTTGTTATTAATTGTCCTAAGAAGGGAATTTTTGATACCACTTCGGCCATGACAGGTGACACAAAGGCCGAACTAACAAGTAAGCCAAATAATATGACAGCTGCACTGCACCCATAGACAATCTTTTTACTAAGACTTAAATTCTTTTTCCTTCCTCTTGATATTGCCTTTTCAATCGTCTGATTCAATTTCGCTTCAGGAATGCTTATTTCATCAATCTCTTTTTTTATATCGTATATGGACTTTTTCATTTGAAAACCCCCTCCCTTAAATCCAATTTTAAGATATTAACAGCCCTGTGAAGATGTGTTTTCACTGTACCTTCAGGACAATCCAATGTATCAGCTATTTGTTTAATTGTAAAATCCTTATAATATCTAAGTATAATAACAGTTTTGTATGGCTCTTTTAAGCGTTCTATCGCTTCAACGAGGTCCATACTCTCTTCTTTTTCAACATTATGTTCATTAGAATTAGGAATATGGCTAAATTCCTCTGTAAGAATGACACGACTCTTTTTCTTTATAAAATCTAAAGCCGTATTGATTAAAATTCTGGTCAGCCATGTTGAGAAGTAATTGATTTCCTTCAAATTCTTAATGGATATGTATGCCTTGTAGATTGTTTCTTGCACAATATCTAAAGCATCAGCTTCATTTTTTACATATAGATAAGCGATTCGATAGAGTTTGTTTTTTTCTTCTTCCATCAGTTCCTGAAAAGCTTTGTCATTCCCCTTTTTGGCTTTTTTAATCTTGTCCTTAGAAAACATAATCAACCTCCCTCCTTTCAACTGTTAGACCTTTTAGCAGTATAAAACGTTTCAAATTATAAAAAAGAATCTCTTAAATGATAACGTACAAAGAAAGAGTGATTATTCCGTTTATACTATTCAACTCTTGCATCTTAAAGTTCAGCGCTTACAAATTCACCAAAAGTAATAAATAAAATTACAATTAAAAATGTGATTGAAACTAACCACTCATGGTAATAACTCTTATCACTTTTCTTTACTATCCACTCTTCTATTCCTCGAAAAAAATATATCAAGAAGAAAAAAATAGGAAAGGGAAGACTACGAATCATTGGCGAATAGGGAAAATAGTTACCTAATGTAAATGTGGCAATAATGAAAATAATCATTAAAGTAACTTCAATAACTATAAAGATACTTTTTCTCCCCTTTGAAAACACTCCCTTACTTTTGCTCTTAATGTTTAACCGTCTTTTCAAATAATACTCTGACACAAAAAGATAAAATCCTAATATAATAATTAGGCCCAAAATCATTGTACCCAAGCTCACAAGATCCCTCCCCAAATACACTTCCCTTTAAAAAAATCCATGACAGACTGCATTAACCTTGTTAATGGATTAAGTCTTGGAAGGTCTTATCAAGCGTTGGAAAGGTAAACGTATAACCTTCACGTTCTAAACGTTCTGGAAGAACCCATCGACTTTTCAGCACTAATTCTGTTTCTGTTTTGATAAAAATCGCCCCAGCCTCTAACAACCATTTGGGCGAAGGCAAGCCGAAAGGAACATTCATTTTTTTTCTTAACGCTTGCATTAATTCACGATTACTAACAGGATGAGGGGAAGAACAATTAAAAACTCCACTAAGATCTTCTCTATCTTTCAAAAATAGAATAATTCTATATAAATCCTCGACATGAATCCAACTAAACATTTGGTCTCCGGTTCCTTGAACTCCCCCAAGCCCAAACCGAACTAAATTTTGGTATGGAACCATTACTCCACCATTCTTCCCTAATACAATAGCAATTCGTAACGCAACTTGTCTTGTACTTGGTAAATCAAATGAAAAGAAGGTTTTCTCCCAGTTTGTTGCAACATCAACAGAGAACCCTGAACCAATTACTCCACTTTCTTCGGTCATGGGTCTATCTTCTGCGTGTCGATAAATCGTTGCTGTGCTGGAATTGATCCAAAGCTTAGGGGGATTGGGACAAGCTAAAATAGATTCTCCAAGAATTTTTGTTGTCCTAATCCTTGAATTCATAATTTCCTTTCTATTGCCTTCGTTGTATCGACAATTCACAGATTTCCCCGCAAGATTGATAAGAAGCTCAGCATCTTCCAATACTTCTATTATTCTCTCTTTTTCCTCCCAAGAGATATGCTGTTGATTCCTTGTGATGATCCTTACCTCATATCCTAATTTCTTAAATTGATTTTCAAAATACTTACCAATAAAGCCAGTGCCGCCTGCTAAAATCACTTTTTTCATATGGTCCTCCAATTATTCTAAAATTAAATTAGATTGTTTTACCTTGCTTACTTTGCAAAAATAAGAAACAGAAGAATCATTTTCGTTAATGAGAAAAAACTCTATCCTTAATCTAGCGAGGCCAAATCTACTGGTTTTATTCTTTTAAAGGCCTTCTCATCTCTTCAGGCAAACATTCAGTAAGAAAGTTAAATAAAACTCTACCCTGTATCTTGTCTGCCAAATAGTTCAAATAAACCTCTTCTTCATTTTCGATTTCAACATCTTCAAAGTAGTCTTTGTACTTATTCCAAAGGTCTGGTTCTTGCTCTTTAATTGATTTCAAATTGAATATTACTCCACTTTTTAAGTAATCCATTCGTTTCATCCCCTTGTTTGTAATCATTGTCCTCCCTCTTCTTTTACATTACAAGAAGAGCTACCGTTACAGGCATATTGAAAAGAAAAATTATCATGAACGTATTTTAATACTATAGTGTCTCATCGATTTTGGTATTCCTCTTAACTCAAGCACCCCGCTATATATTAGATGCCTAATCCTATATTCTAAGTAGAAAGGTCCGGCTTCATCCAGTTGTTCTAATATTTCTCCAATCACTGTTCCGGTCTTAATAAAATCCTTTTTTCCTTGCTCATTGTGTAGCTTTTCAAGTGTTTTGATGATGAGTGGATCATAATGTTCTTCTGGCACTCCTATGATTTTATCGTTCATCCATACACGTAGGACTTCTTTCGTTTGGGATAATGTTTCCCATTCCCTTTGAAGCTGCAATCGATTCTTATGCGATAATGGATGGTTCTCTTTGTTTCTTTCAAAAAGTAACTTTAAACTCTCAGGTTCAATCTGGCCTGTATGAAAAATAGGCCGTTCTACTTTGGAAGTAATATATTTTTCATAAAGTTCAGTGGAGTTCATAAGAAAAATCTCATTTTCTTTATCTCGCAATAAATAGAGGATATAACGAAGACCTGTTTGTTCACCTGCATTATTTCCATACCAAAGATAAATAGGAACTTGTTCAGAAATATCCTCGATCTCACGCAATGTATTTGTTAGTTTATTTTGATATTCATAATCATCCAGTTCAAAATTGATATTGTCGTATAACCATTCTGCTCTGAAAGCCTGATCCTTAGTTTCATCGAGCTTCCACAAAGGTCCGATTGAAAAGAAGTCTGGAAAACCAATCACTTTCTTTGGATGTTTTAGTCCTACTCTTAAATTTCCAGCTGCAAATTCAGGGGAGACAATATGAACACTAGCTTTATTAGAAAGGTTAGTAGAACGACGGTGTATTTGTATGGTTTTATTGATTATTTCTACCATTTTGTTCAGGTCATTTTGTTCGATAAAGTAACCTCTGCCTTCAAGTGATTTATATTCTTCGTGATGAAACGTATCAAATTCCTCAGCATGATTTAATTCATACGTTTCCCACTCACCATTTTCACTCACACTCGATACAATTACATATTTTTGGGTTTTAGCTCTATAAACAAAAACGACATTGGGTTCTATAAAGAAATAAATAAATGGAAACTTCACTTTGGTTTTTATGATTAACAGTTCCTTTTATCTAAATACTTGTCGAACGGCACTCTTATAGTGGAATAAACATATTAGATTTAAATGCTTTTTTATTGATTTATCACAGCATATCCAATCCATCCAATTAGTAAAATGTTTGGAGAAATCAACAATGCCGATAGCCACCTGATGTTTTTTCTGAGAGATAAAGCAGCTCCAAGATAAAAGAATGGAAATATCAGACCCCACCATTCAAAACGTGGTGTTGCAGCTAAGTAAAGGGATAATGGGATGATAAGTATGAAGGAAATAACAAGAAATATTGCCTTTTTTGAAACTAAAGCTATAAATGAAAATACGATGGAAGCAATCATAAACGGCCAAAAGAATAATCCCATAGAAGTCCTCCTTAAATTTTTCATACCGTAAATACTTTGCAAAAGCTCGCCTGTTAACGCAAGAAGAACACTTTTATTTACTGGTAAACCCTTTCCCAAGAACCGTTTTTTTATCCAAACTAACAAAAACTACAAGTTTTCCAGAAGAATCAGTCTCGGTGTTATTAAAAGTAACAGAATAAACTTGTTCTTTGCCATAACTTTTATCAATTGATGTTTTTATACCATCATTAATAGGTACTTTCTTTACAATCGAATCCTTCGGGCTTACTGGAATTAAAGCTCGTTCTGCATCAGCCAAACTATTGAAAGCTACCATCTCAATTGGTAATTGGTTCTCAGATGCAGAATAAAAGGAAACAATTCCTATTACCATAAATATTAAAAGTACCGCTAAGATCCCGAAAATAAGCCATTTAATTGACTTTTTCACTACTTCCTTCCTTTCTATCAAATTGTTATCATTCAGTTTACCATATAAATCCAATCATCCTGTTAAACATATTATCCCTAAATGAAAATAGACGCATTTCTTATTAGAAAAATGCGCCTTTAATTGAATTGCGTGCAAAAAAAGCTGACTTTGATGGCGTAACCCACTTGGCTTATGAAGCTATATATGAAGGGTTCAAATTGCATAATCTATTTAAGCTAAATTTTTGGTTGGCTAACCCTAAGCAAACGAATAATACCAAAAAGAACATTAAGTCCTTCGTAGTTATGAACACACTGGGCTGGCTTTTTATGGAGAAATCACTATTTTTCTAGAAGTATTATTCAATGATTTTGAACAACCTCAAAACTCGTTTTCATGTCTTTTGAAAAATTTATAGTATGTACGGACATTTTCTAGTTCTGTCCACTGTCTCACCCTAACAGGGTTTTCATCAAGATTATAAATTTTTGCCTCCCTCATGGATAGCAGAAATGGAGAATGTGTTGATATGATAAACTGACAGCCAAAAAAACGAGCAGAGTCTTCAATAAATTTCACCAATTCCATCTGGCGTTTTGGAGAAAGACTGTTTTCCGGCTCATCCAAAATGTAAAGTCCATTATCGCCAATTTTTTCAGTAAAATACAGGAATGCACTTTCCCCATTCGAATATTCCTTTACATTATCCATCAACTCATTCCTCACAAAATGGGACTGTGTTTTATTTCTAGCTGTATTAACTTTTTTTAACTGCTCGTAATCTGCCATAGATTTCATCTGAAAATGGGAATATTTCGCATTCAAATATTCTTCAAAAAGTTTTTCCCGTTTTTGGTCAATTCCCTCATTAAGATTCCGGATATTCAACATATAGTCAAATACATCATCACTAGTAATAATTCTGCTATTTTCAGGAATGTCCGCTTTAAGCTGCATCTCACACATATTGACATAATCGGGATAGAAATTAGATTTATTATAGATAGAATCACGTTTAATTCCTGTTTTTTCTGCTATCACATTTAGTGCAGTAGATTTTCCTGAACCATTTCCGCCATATAAAATCGTAACTGGCTCAAAAACAATCGTTTCAAAGCTATTTCTTGATAAAATTTTAAATGGATAAAATGAGTCATAGCATGTTCTTTTTATTTTCATGAAAAAGTCAAATTCCATATCCTCATTTGGGAATGAAAAGGCATGTAAATAAATCATAATCCCCCCTATAACAGTTCTATTAATATGTAATACATATCATTTTATTCCACAGGAACATATCCAGTACGTTCAACAAGTTCTTGTCCTTGTTCAGATAGCATCCAATTGATGAATGGTTCAATATGGGGATTATCACTACCAGCCGTAATAGCATAGAATTGATCGACAAGTGGATATGTTTTATTTTGGATATTTTCTTTGGTCGGTAAAGTTCCTTCTACAGCAATATTTTTTATCTTCCCATTCTCTACCATGTTCTGTGAAAAATGCCTGAAGGAAAACCCCATAGCATTCGTACGGTTTTGATAACTCGTGGTCTCTTGAATAATACCTCCCATTGCTGAAACAATATCTTCTGAGGGTGGTTCCATTAACGGAACACCATCCATTACATTAATTAGTGCGGACTGGCTGCCGCTACCTTCAGGACGTTGAAACGCACGGATTTCTTCATCCTTTCCTCCTACTTCACTCCAATTGGTAATTTTTCCAGAATAAATACTTTTAATCTGTTCTATCGTTAGTTGGTCTACTTGATTTTTCGGATGAACAAAGAAAACAAAAGCCTCTCTTCCAATTGCTGTTAGATTTAATTCTACTCCTTGTTGTTCGGCTACCCTCATTTGATTTTCTGAAGGGTGCGCAATAAATATAATATCAACTTCACCTTTTAATAAACGATCAAAAGCATTGCTTGTTTGACTAGAGACAACCTCACCTTCCTCTAATGGATAATCCTTTTCTGGATAAACAGCTTGAACAAAAGATGAATAAACTGGATATAAAGCTGTTGCTCCATCTAATAAAGGTAAATTGTCTTGAATTTTAAAAGTCGAGGGTTCATCTAAAGAAACTGCTTTTGTCCCTTCCGCAAATGGACGATATTCCGATAAATCTACATCTTGGGTGCTTACCACTTCAAGGGATTTAACATAGACTTGATAACCCTCGTAGGCAACTACTAAAACAACACATAAGGAAATAAAAATAAATGTACTATTCTTGGACAGTTTCCCCCTCAATTTACCGTAGATTGCTAGAATAATAATAATGATTAAACCAATTGTAATGATTGGAATAAAAAACGTATAAAACTCTGCATCTCTTGTCAATGATGCAATGATTGTCGCCACAAATCCTATGAATCCAAGCACGATAATTGTAAATATAGAACCAAACATTTTCATTTTTAACCTCATTCCTTCTTCCTCTCACCATTTCTTTTCCCTATTCATTTAAGATAACTTTGATGAACCTTCCCCTTTTCCAACTTATACTCCTTGTTCAATTAATCCACTAACTAAGTATATTCTTTCATAATTTTCTTCATATTTGAACATAAATGTTTCATTTACTTATCGAGTGTTATTTCGGAAAATGACCCTAAAATGAAACAAAGCGCTGATCCTTGCTACAGGAAGTCGCCCGATTGTTTAATAAGCATTTAATCATGTCTCACACATTTTTTATCAATTTTTTCAAGTGTTATATATTTTCCACGCACCCTACTTTGCTTTACTACTTCCCAGACTTTATCCCCTCTTTTAATTTTCAGAAGCACATTTGTTCCATCTATTTCTTTATAAAATACATAGCCAGTAAAAGCATTACCCCATTTTTGACTGTATTTATCACTTATTATTAATAACTGTCTATTACCAATTGAAGTCCCATGAAACAAAGCTATTAATGAATTTAAATGGGAGTCTTCCTTTCCTATTGGGACTCGCATTTTGATTAAATCGTTGTATTTATAAACCAAAGCACTGTCTTTTTCCTTTAATTCTTTTAACACAGGATAGCTTGATTCAATATCTTGTTGAATTTTATTGTTGAGAAGATACATACAATTATCAAATGTTTGCGAACTGGCCAAAACATCGGGTTTTAGTGATTGAAATAACAAAATAAGCACAAATATGAAAGCTAGTAACAACCTAAGCATGGGTATATACCTCCATTTTTTTACTTATTGCTATCTTTCCATTTTCGTATTGAATTAAAACTGCCCTTTAACTACATAAATAAAGAAAAAATGGACTGCTGCAGCCTATCTCTGTTCAAATCTCGCTCCCAATAGTTGAACAAGGAAAAGATATTCTTGGGTCTTGAAGAATAATAACCAAAGTTATTCTAA of the Bacillus tuaregi genome contains:
- a CDS encoding AAA family ATPase, encoding MIYLHAFSFPNEDMEFDFFMKIKRTCYDSFYPFKILSRNSFETIVFEPVTILYGGNGSGKSTALNVIAEKTGIKRDSIYNKSNFYPDYVNMCEMQLKADIPENSRIITSDDVFDYMLNIRNLNEGIDQKREKLFEEYLNAKYSHFQMKSMADYEQLKKVNTARNKTQSHFVRNELMDNVKEYSNGESAFLYFTEKIGDNGLYILDEPENSLSPKRQMELVKFIEDSARFFGCQFIISTHSPFLLSMREAKIYNLDENPVRVRQWTELENVRTYYKFFKRHENEF
- a CDS encoding PstS family phosphate ABC transporter substrate-binding protein translates to MKMFGSIFTIIVLGFIGFVATIIASLTRDAEFYTFFIPIITIGLIIIIILAIYGKLRGKLSKNSTFIFISLCVVLVVAYEGYQVYVKSLEVVSTQDVDLSEYRPFAEGTKAVSLDEPSTFKIQDNLPLLDGATALYPVYSSFVQAVYPEKDYPLEEGEVVSSQTSNAFDRLLKGEVDIIFIAHPSENQMRVAEQQGVELNLTAIGREAFVFFVHPKNQVDQLTIEQIKSIYSGKITNWSEVGGKDEEIRAFQRPEGSGSQSALINVMDGVPLMEPPSEDIVSAMGGIIQETTSYQNRTNAMGFSFRHFSQNMVENGKIKNIAVEGTLPTKENIQNKTYPLVDQFYAITAGSDNPHIEPFINWMLSEQGQELVERTGYVPVE